The Flexistipes sp. region TTAAAGAATTTTATGAGCTGTATAATCTTGAAAATATAGATATCCTGGACGATACGATGATTACAAAACTTATTGAAGCCGGGATTGATGATGTGGAGAAACTTTCTACTTCGAGTGTTGACGAAATAAGCTTAGCTCTCAGCATTGATGAGGCCCAGGCCATTGAAATCCTTAATGAAGCGATAGATTATCTTACTTCGAAACTTGAAGAGCTGGACTCTGAACAGGAATCGGAAACGGGTGAAGATTCAGGAATGGAAGTAGAAACAGAGGAAGAGGAAGAGTAAAGGTTTGAAAGAAAACAGATGCGCTGCATGTGGAGTAAAAAAATTAAACAGAGAGCTGCTGAAGTTTGTATCATTATCCACAGGTGAGTTTGCATTGGATTTTAAACAGACGATGCCTTTAAAAGGGGTTTATGTCTGTGCTGAGAAAAAATGTATAAAAGAAGCTGCGGACAAAAAGTTGTTTAATAAGGCTTTTGGCTTTGATGTTGATACAGGTTCTTCTGATGCAGTTTTGAAGCATGTTGAAGATGTTTATGAAAGGTATGTTTATTCGCTTTTGAGAAACGGAAGAGGCGGCGGAAAAGTGGTCAGCAGTGCGATGTTGAAAGATGTAAATGTCATA contains the following coding sequences:
- a CDS encoding YlxR family protein — its product is MKENRCAACGVKKLNRELLKFVSLSTGEFALDFKQTMPLKGVYVCAEKKCIKEAADKKLFNKAFGFDVDTGSSDAVLKHVEDVYERYVYSLLRNGRGGGKVVSSAMLKDVNVISRAKYSLISGDVGDDNKSKILHLCGKYNIEYCFFKTKNDYYKNVEGKYRAAYFVLENSLAEKIKNTVDTLRQINNGSA